GGCAGCTTCATCGCCCGGGGCGGCGTGGTCGCGATGGAACCCATCGCCGACGGCTCGACGCCCGAGGGCGCCGCGCGCCTGGCCGAGAGCGCCACGCGCAGCACGCCCATCGAAGGCGAGCCGACGGCGGATGGCCGCATCATCGTGGCCCGCATGGACCCGATCCCCGATGGCTCGACGCCCGAGGGCGCAGCCCGCCTGGCCGAAAGCACGGGCCGTCGTGAGCCGCCACCGCTGACGGCCCCCAGCCGTGCGCCCGTGGCGGCGCAGCCGCTGGCCCAGCCGCAGCGCGCCTTCGGCCTGATCAGCACGGCCCAGGCCGGCACGCTGCCGGCCGGCTTCCGCCCCGGCGCAACGCCCCCCTCGCCCGGCGGCTGGGGCGTTCAGGTCGGCGCCTTCAGCTCCCCCGAACTGGCGCGCCAGGCGGCCCAGGCGGCGCAAAGCAGCGTGGGTGGCCGCGTGCAGGTAACGCCGGTGCAGGTCGGCCGCGGCACGCTGTTCCGCGCCCGCGTCACTGGCCTGACCCAGGCCAGCGCGCAGCAGGCCTGCGATCGGCTGCGCAGCCGCAGCGGCTGCAACACGCTTTCGCCCGGCCAGCTCTGATGGCGTGAAGGAAGGGCGGGTTACCGCCCTTCATGCGCCAGCCGGAACGGGCTGGCGGGATAGGTGCCGAGCACGCGAAGCTCGCGCGAGAAGTAGCGCAGCTCCTCAAGTGCCCGGAACAGGCCGGGCTCGTCCGGGTGGCCATCCACGTCGCAGAGGAATTGCGTGGCGGTGAAGGCGCCGTCGAGCATGTAGCTCTCCAGCTTCGTCATGTTCACGCCATTGGTCGCGAAGCCGCCCAGCGCCTTGTAGAGCGCGGCCGGCATGTTGCGGACGCGGAAGACGAAGGTCGTCACCGGGTGCGGCACCTCCTGCGCGGGGGGCAGCTTGCGCTCACGCGACATGACGTAGAAGCGCGTGGTGTTGTGCGAGGCGTCCTCGACATTGCGGCGCAGGATCTCGAGGCCGTACACCTCGGCCGCCAGTTCGCTCGCGACCGCCGCGTCCTCCAGCGTGCCCTCGCGGGCGATCAGCTCGGCCGCACCCGCCGTATCGGCCTGGATCACGGGGGTGAGCGACAGCTCCTTGATGACCTTCAGCACCTGGCCCAGCGCCATCGGGTGGCTGTGCGCGCGGCGGATGCCCGCGAGCTTGGCGCCCGGGCGGGCCAGCAGGCAGTGCTCCACCCGCTCGAAATGCTCGCCGATCACGGAGAGGCCCGATTCGGGCAGCAGGCGATGGATGTCCGGCACGCGACCGGCCAGCGAATTCTCGCAGGGCAGCATGGCGAGGTCCGCTCGGCCGTCCCGCACA
This region of Sediminicoccus rosea genomic DNA includes:
- a CDS encoding prephenate dehydratase, translating into MNQIIAFQGVPGAYSDLACRHAYPGWTTLPCPSFEAAMAAVRDGRADLAMLPCENSLAGRVPDIHRLLPESGLSVIGEHFERVEHCLLARPGAKLAGIRRAHSHPMALGQVLKVIKELSLTPVIQADTAGAAELIAREGTLEDAAVASELAAEVYGLEILRRNVEDASHNTTRFYVMSRERKLPPAQEVPHPVTTFVFRVRNMPAALYKALGGFATNGVNMTKLESYMLDGAFTATQFLCDVDGHPDEPGLFRALEELRYFSRELRVLGTYPASPFRLAHEGR